A region of the Cannabis sativa cultivar Pink pepper isolate KNU-18-1 chromosome 3, ASM2916894v1, whole genome shotgun sequence genome:
GAGGGCCtgaattagaattggaaaatggtCGAACACCTCCTGATCTACCATTTCCGAAAGTAAGATTGGCCTGCATTTTGAGGGAAAGGTCACTCATGGCAACATGGTGTTCAATGCGACTTTCATGAGAAAGGAGAAGGGCTTGAACTTCTTCTACAGTCAGTACATCACTGCGTGATGTGATTCCAGATACAACTGGATCAAATTCCGGGCCAAGACCGTTCAagatttgtaaaacaagatctTGATCATCAACGGGAGATCCTGCAATGGCCAAAGAATCAGCAAGGCTTTGAGCTTTGTCGATGAACTCGGAGATGGAGAGACCGCCTTTTTGGACATGGGAGAACTGGCTTTTGAGCTGGAGTCGTCGGGCCTTTGTTTGGGATGCAAATTTCTGTTCGAGTGCACGCCAAACAGAGTGAGATGAACTGTAATTGGCAACAGATGCAAGAACGGAGTCGGACATCGAGGATCGCAACCATGACAGTAGAAGTTGATCTTTCTTACGCCATTGACTATATGCCGGGTTGGGAGTGTTGTTGAGCAGATGTTGAGGCGGTGGAACTCCGGTGAAGAGGATCTCATCAAGATCGTGGCCTATGACCGTGGGAGTGACCTGAGATTTCCAGGATAGGAAATTTGTGCGATCGAGTTTCACAGTGAGGGAAGAGGACAAAGAATGCGAGAAAGGATTCCAAGATCCTGTTGCAGCGGGTTGAGAGGCAGGAGCCTGAGCTAGAGGAACATTATTCATGGCAGTAGCCTGAGGATCGGAAGTTGACGATGACATTGTCGAGAGTCAAGACTCCTGATACCATGTAGAGaagcaaaacaaagaaacagaaaACAGAGAAGAACAAATGGCAAAAAGCTGACTATTATTGACTGAAATGAGTCTTTATATACAGAGTACAAAACCAGCTAAACCAGAAAAGAATAACAACCAATTAACTACCTAAACAGATAACTAACTGTTAACTAACAATTAGTTAATACTGTTACAGTGTTTACTTACTTGTAACCAACATCTGAAACTCTCTCTTCAATCACTGGATCTGAACCAAGTTTGAAAAGCCATGGCTGAGTTGATCCTATCTCCAATTGCTGAGAAAATCATCGGTGGTTTGGGATCTGAAGCTGTGAAACACATCTCTGGTTTGGGGTGTGGAGGCTGAGCTTGAAGATCTCAAAGAAACCATTTCAACAATCCAAGCAGTGCTTTTGGATGCTGAGAAGAAACAGTCTCACAACAACCAAATCAAGAACTGGCTCCAAAGGCTCAGCACTGTGGTTTTCAAAGCAGACGACTTGATGGACGACTTCAACACTGAAGCTTTGAGGCGCCAACTCATCATGCCTCAAAACCCAATGGCCAACCAGGTACGTATTTCTCTTAGCTACACTACACAACaccaatatattatttgtagtTTAATATATACGCAAACCCGGACTCGGGGTCAGGTCCGAGGTCCTGGGCTGGGTTTGAGGTCTggcggtctaggttcgggttcagatCTATGTATGGATCTGGTCCGAATGAGCATGTTATGATATGAAAATGAGTCATTAAACTAACATATTAAGAATGCGATTTAAAttatttctaagaaaatgaaataaaattatacaacTCCACAGGTGTGCACCTTCTTTTCCACCTCCAACCAGCTTGCTTTTCGTTTCAAGATGAGTCGTAGAATACAAGGCATCAAGAAAAGACTGGCTTCCATTTCCAATGATAAAAGCTTCTTTTTGGAGCAAGGACGTCAAGAAACTACTCTAACTGCTAGAAGAGTGAGAGATGCTGACTTCTATGTACGTAAGGAAGATGTTATTGGGAGGGGCAAGGATAGATCGTTCATCATCGATAATCTTTTGTTGGAGAGTTCTGATCAAGAGAGTGTCTCGGTGATTGCCATTGTAGGAATAGGTGGTCTAGGAAAAACCACTCTTGCCAAAAGTATTTATAATGATGCGCAAGTCCAAAAACAATTTAAGTTAAGGATTTGGGTGTGTGTATCCGATCAATTTGACTTCAGAGTAATTATTAAAAGTATTATTGAGTCTGCAAAAGGTGAGGCTATTTCGAGAGACATGGGAACAGAACTGTTAGTAAAGAAGCTTCGAGAAGTACTTGGTGGAAGTCAGTATTTTCTTGTACTAGATGATATATGGGAGGAAGACCATGCTATGTTGTTGAAGTTAAAAGATTtaataacaagtaatgaaaaTGCTGGAAGTAGAGTTGTTATAACTACTCGCAGTGAAAACATTGCTAAATTCTTAACTACCAAACAACAACCCTATCGACTAGGGGTTCTTGATGAAGTTGAATCTTGGTCTTTGTTTAGAAAGGTGGCTTTTGAAGATGGCTCACAAGAGCTAGATAACTCTAGCATTGTGCAGATTGGAAAGGAGATTGTGAAAAGGTGTAAAGGAATCCCCTTGGCCATCAAAACAATAATAGGAAATATATTACATGGGAAAAGTTTACAATCAGATTGGTCTTCCTTAGATaaggaattttcaaaaataccttATCGAAGTGAAGATGATATCTTACCCACCCTCAAATTGAGTTATGATCATCTTCCCTCCCATTTGAAACTTTGCTTTGCTTATTGTAGTTTATTTCCTAAAGATAAAGAAATTAAGGTgagaaatttaattaaccttTGGATGGCACAGGGGTTTCTCAAGTTAACAAATCCAAGTCAAGATCAATGTTTGGAAGATGTGGGTTATGAATGGTTTATGACTTTGTTGGAAGGATCATTCTTTCAAGATGTTGAAGTAGATGAATGTGGAATTATAAAGAAATGCAAAATGCATGATTTGATGCATGATCTTGCCGTTCAAGTAGCAGGAGAAGAATGTACTACTTTTGACTTCGACTTTTTAAATGGTCAAGGAAATATCAAGAAAACTACTCTTCATGTGTTTTTTGAAAACTATGCTTACTCGGGAAGTGAAGTTTCAGCTTCATTGGCTCATGCAAAAAATATTCGAACATTTCTTAGTACTTTAAACGATAACGAGGAGTCATTTTGCGATGCCATAACATCAAACTGTAAGGTTATACGTTGTTTGGATTTGAACAATTCAAGTATTAAGATAGTATCAAATTCTATCAGCAAGTTGAAACACCTGAGATATTTAGACCTTTCACGGAATTCTTTTCTCGAGTCACTTCCCAATTCAATTACGAATTTGGTGAATTTGCAAACGTTGAAACTCAATCATTGCTCAGATCTCAAAGCACTACCTAGAGAATTTGAGAAACTCATCAAGGCATCTTGAACTTTCTTCGTGTGAATTGAATTCTTTGCCAAGTGGACTAGGTCAGTTGACACAATTGAGATACTTGGATCTTTCTAAGAATGAAAGTCTGTTATCActtccagattcaatgaatgatTTGTTGAATTTGCAAACACTGAAACTCAATGAATGCTCAAAACTCAAAGAGCTTCCTAGAGATATTGGGAAACTCATCAACCTTAGGCATCTTAAAATCTCTGATTGTGATAAATTGGCGTATATGCCAAGTGGACTGGGCAAGCTAACTAATCTCCAAATATTATCAAATTATGTGTTGATGAAGAGCGAAAAGTGTATCCGAAGGCATGGTGGTGAGCTAAAGGAATTGATGGGATTGAACAACTTGAGAGGCAAATTGGAAGTTATAAATTTGAGTTGTGAGAAAAATGTGGCAGCGGAGTATGAGAAAGCCAAACTAAAGGATAAACAATATCTTCGATCATTGAGATTGGAGTGGGATTCTGAAGCTAAAATGGATGAAACCGAGGCTATTGTTGGTTATGAGATGTCATTAGAAGGTCTCCAGCCTCACCAAAATATTCAGAATCTAAGGCTAATAAATTATGGGGGTGTTAAACTCTCCAGCTGGCTCTCATCACTTACTAAGCTTGTGAAGTTAACTTTGAAAGATTGTGCAAAATGTGAGCATGTCGTTCCATTGAATCAATTCAAGTGTCTCAAGGGTTTGTACCTTGAGAGGTTGATATGTTTAGAGTACATATCCAACACTAATAATGTCAGCGAAGACTTGGTTGGTTCAACAACAACATTACTGCCATCTCTAAATACACTTTGGTTGCAGGATTTGCCTAATCTAAAAGGATGGTGGAGAGAGATTGAAGTTGATCATTCTTGTTTTGATGCAAATGCAAATGAAGATAATCACACTTCCTTGTCTTATTATCTCCCTTCTCTTTCAAACTTAGTTATAGATGATTGTCCTAAGCTGACTTGCATGCCACTTTACCCACAATTGGAAACATTGAAGATGAACAAGACTAGCCAGAAGAGATTTGAAGAGACATTAAGAACGAGGATGATGATGAGCAATAACTTTGGATCTGTATTCCCAACAACTCCTTCTTTCTCAGTTCTCTCCAAATTAGAAAGGCTAATTCTAAGAGACATTGATGATCTAGAATGTCTTCCAGACTCCTTCAAGAGCCTTGCTTGTCTCAGTCGCTTTTATATTGATGGTTGTCCTAAATTGAAGGATTTGTGTCCTGGTATTCTACATCTCTCATCACTTCAAAGTCTATATATTGTAGAATGCGAGGGGTTAGGGGACATGCTGATTAGTGATGATTATGACTTTATGTGGCAATCCCTAAATGGAACACTCCGATCACTAGTACTAAAGATGTTGCCAAATGTAGTGACTATTCTTCCTATGGGTATCCAACATCTTACCAGCTTACAACAACTTGAAGTTTTCTGGTGTGATAGTCTAACAACAATTCCAGAGTGGATCCACAACCTCAAATCACTTAAGAGGCTTTGGTTATCCAACTGCCCCAATCTGACATCATTCCCTGAAGGAATTCGAAGCCTCACCACTTTGAACGTGTTACATATTTTTAAATGTCCCATTTTATTGAAGAGATGCAAAAGGAATACAGGTGAAGATTGGGATAAGATTTCTCATATAAAAGACTTGTTCTTACGTCCAGATCccaacaaagaagaagaagaagaaaatgaggTACAAACGTCAATGTCTAATGTTtgcttttattttcatattaaattaaaaatcagTGCTTATAATGTTTATCCTGATATTATATTGCAGAATACAAAGGGATGCAACCTCTTCAACAAGTTTAGAAATCAAGGATAGATATCATATGTGTAGCGTAGGTAATTACTTCCTTCTCATATGATTTATAtctaaaacatttttttttaaaaaaaaaaaaacaagagtaAAATTTGTCATGGACTGAAGCTATATATCATTGTTAATGTATACAATCTAGAAATTTTTCCATAAACTGATTTTACTGAACAAATGGAGGAG
Encoded here:
- the LOC115711107 gene encoding putative disease resistance protein RGA1 yields the protein MDDFNTEALRRQLIMPQNPMANQVCTFFSTSNQLAFRFKMSRRIQGIKKRLASISNDKSFFLEQGRQETTLTARRVRDADFYVRKEDVIGRGKDRSFIIDNLLLESSDQESVSVIAIVGIGGLGKTTLAKSIYNDAQVQKQFKLRIWVCVSDQFDFRVIIKSIIESAKGEAISRDMGTELLVKKLREVLGGSQYFLVLDDIWEEDHAMLLKLKDLITSNENAGSRVVITTRSENIAKFLTTKQQPYRLGVLDEVESWSLFRKVAFEDGSQELDNSSIVQIGKEIVKRCKGIPLAIKTIIGNILHGKSLQSDWSSLDKEFSKIPYRSEDDILPTLKLSYDHLPSHLKLCFAYCSLFPKDKEIKVRNLINLWMAQGFLKLTNPSQDQCLEDVGYEWFMTLLEGSFFQDVEVDECGIIKKCKMHDLMHDLAVQVAGEECTTFDFDFLNGQGNIKKTTLHVFFENYAYSGSEVSASLAHAKNIRTFLSTLNDNEESFCDAITSNCKVIRCLDLNNSSIKIVSNSISKLKHLRYLDLSRNSFLESLPNSITNLVNLQTLKLNHCSDLKALPREFEKLIKAS
- the LOC115711104 gene encoding putative disease resistance protein RGA1 produces the protein MNDLLNLQTLKLNECSKLKELPRDIGKLINLRHLKISDCDKLAYMPSGLGKLTNLQILSNYVLMKSEKCIRRHGGELKELMGLNNLRGKLEVINLSCEKNVAAEYEKAKLKDKQYLRSLRLEWDSEAKMDETEAIVGYEMSLEGLQPHQNIQNLRLINYGGVKLSSWLSSLTKLVKLTLKDCAKCEHVVPLNQFKCLKGLYLERLICLEYISNTNNVSEDLVGSTTTLLPSLNTLWLQDLPNLKGWWREIEVDHSCFDANANEDNHTSLSYYLPSLSNLVIDDCPKLTCMPLYPQLETLKMNKTSQKRFEETLRTRMMMSNNFGSVFPTTPSFSVLSKLERLILRDIDDLECLPDSFKSLACLSRFYIDGCPKLKDLCPGILHLSSLQSLYIVECEGLGDMLISDDYDFMWQSLNGTLRSLVLKMLPNVVTILPMGIQHLTSLQQLEVFWCDSLTTIPEWIHNLKSLKRLWLSNCPNLTSFPEGIRSLTTLNVLHIFKCPILLKRCKRNTGEDWDKISHIKDLFLRPDPNKEEEEENENTKGCNLFNKFRNQG